GGGGGTCACGGTGTGGTCTGAGGCAGGGCCCAGGCTTTCGAGCCAGGCGCGTGCGGCGGAGGTCTCCGCCGGGGAGGCGAAGTTGGTCAGGTCGCCGCTGATGACTACGTGATCGGGCGCGACCGCCTTCATGTCTGCGACTATCGCCGCCAGAACTTCGGGACGATGGATCTTGCGCTTCTTGCGCCAGGCGATGCGGCTCAACAGACGCTTGGTGAACACGTCTCGCAGGCCGAACGCGCCGGGCGGCGGCGGCAGGTGCGGGTCGGACAGGTGAGCGATGCGATAAATGGACAAGAGGCGTCTGCGGTTCTGGTCGAAGAGGACGAAGCTGCTTATCTATCAGGCCGGGATTCAAGGGGTATAGCCGTCTTTGAGTGGTGAAATTCAAAATGGGCCGCGCGCGCTGACCGTAGGCCGCAGCGACGCCCGCATCTGGGGCATGAGCTCGGCCGAGCGCCTGTCGCGCATTTACCGTCGGCTGGATCTCGTCGAGACGCCGGCGGTGGACCTGTCGCACGCGGTCGTAGCGGTCGATGCGGGCTGGGTGTTCGACGAGTCGTTGATCAAGGCCTTGGCGGGTCGCGAAGGCGCGGTGCTGGTCGACGATGGCGGTCGCGCGGTGGCGGTCCATGCCCCGGCCGATCTGGCCTATGCCGCTTCCGAGGCCCTCGCTAACGGAAGAGACCCGTCTGGATTGGATCCGCGCTTCACCCGCCTCACGGCGCTTGAGCTGGGGTCGGCCTACAACAGTGCGCTGCGCAAGCGTGAGCCGCCTGTCCTCGAGCGCCTGACGCCCGAGACCGTGCGCGCGGTCGAGAAGCGCTTGTTCCAGGGCTCGTACAAGGGCGTCACGGACTTCGTCACCAAGTACGTCTGGCCGACGCCGGCGCGGATCGTCACGCGCTGGTGCGCCCTCGCCAAGATGACGCCGAACCAGGTGACCTTTATCGGCTTTCTGCTGGTGCTGGCTGCGACCTGGCTATTCTGGCAGGGGCAGTTCGGCTGGGGTCTGGTCTGCGCCTGGATCATGACTTTCCTTGACACGGTCGACGGCAAGCTGGCCCGCGTGACCCTGACTTCGTCGAAGTGGGGCAACGTCTTCGACCACGGCATCGATCTGCTGCACCCGCCGTTCTGGTGGTGGGCCTGGTTTGTGGGCGTCTATGCGGTCGGACAAGAGATCCCATATGCCGCTCTCAGCCTTGCCATTGTGGTTGGCGGCTACGTCGCCCAGCGGGTGGAGGAGGGGATCTTCCTGGCCCTGTTCAAGCTGGAGATGCACGCCTGGCGGCCGTTCGACAGCTTCTTTCGCCTCATCACCGCGCGTCGTAATCCGAACCTGATCCTGTTGACGGGCTGCGCGATGGTTGGCCGGCCCGACGTGGGCTTTACGCTCGTGGCGATCTGGACCGCCCTGTGCTTCCTCGTGCACGCCGTCCAGATCGTCCAGGGCCTGGCGGCCCCGAGGGGGTCGATCCAGTCTTGGCTCTCGAAATGACGCGCATCGGAGTTGTCCGCAATCCCCAGAGCCACGGCAACCGTATCCGGCCGCCGGAACCGGCGCCGGAAGGCGTGCGTCTGGTCGAGCCGATCGGCCGTCAGGCTCTGCGGGATGCGCTGGACGACTTCGCGCGCTATGGTCTGGATCTTCTGATCATCGACGGCGGGGACGGGACGATCCGCGATGTGATCAGCTTGTTGCCGCATACGTTCGGGGAGGCCCCGCCGCTTCTCGCGGTGCTGCCGTCCGGCAAGACGAATGTCCTGGCCATTGATCTCGGCGTGCCCGAGGTCTGGCGGCTGGAAGACGCGCTTCTCGCCGCGCGGCGGGAAAGCCCCACGATCAAGTCGCGCCCGCCGCTGAGGGTCAGCTGGGCCGATGACAGACCGTGTCTCCAGGGCTTCTTCTTCGGCGTCGGAGCCCCCGTGAAGGCGACCAATCTGGCGCAACGCGTGCACAAGGTCGGCTTCTTCCACAATATCGCCGTAGCTATGACCCTGGCGACAGCGGCGCTGGGCGCGCTGTTTGGCGGAGCTCGCGACGAGTGGCGAGAGGGCGTGCCGGCTCGTCTGGTGCTGGATGGAGAGGTCCAGGCCGAGGGTAATCGGTTCGCTGTGATCGCTACGGCCTTGAAGCGCCTGCCGTTCGGACTGAAGCCGTTTGGGGTTCCGCGCGAAGGATTGAAGCTTCTCGACGTCAACGCCCCGCCGCGCCGTTTGCACAAGGCTCTGCCCCTGGTTCTGAGCGGCAGGGTGATCCCGGTTCTGGAGAGCCTGGGCTATCGCCGGCGCGACCCCAATGACGTCCGTCTTTCGGGGGGCGCGCCCTTCGTTCTCGACGGCGAGGTTTTTGAGGGCGGAGATTTGACGATCCGTCTCGGACCGGCCTTGCGGTTCCTGGTCGGATGAGCCGCTTGCGCGACCTCGTCGCGGCCGAGCTCTCCCAGACGACGCCCGAACCAATCTCCGCCTTCGCGGCCCATCTGGCGAAGCGATTTTCGGGCGCGCGCGCGGTGTTGTTTTATGGCTCGATTTTGCGGACCGGCGACCTGTCCGGGGTGCTGGACTACTATGTGCTGACCGAGCGTGTCCCAGTCGGCTGGCGTGGGGTGTTCACGCGCCTGCTCTGGCCGGATGTCAGCTACCATGAGTTCGAGCACGGCGGCACGACCTTGCGGGCCAAGGTCGCGTCGATGACCTTGGCGCAATTCCAGCGCGCGACCGGTGGCGAGGGTCTCGACACGACGATCTGGGCGCGCTTCGTGCAGCCCAGCGCACTTGTCTGGTCCGGCGACGGCGCGCGTGAGGCGGTGATCGACGCGGTCACCGAGGCGTGTCGCGCGGCGGCGGGCTTCGCCCAAGCCCTGGGACCGACGGGCGGCGCGCCGCTCGCGCTTTGGGCGGCGCTCTTCCAGGAAACCTACAAGGCTGAGCTGCGCGTCGAGAAGGCTGGCCGCGAGGTGTCTATCCTGACCTTTGATCCGGATCGCTACCATCGGCTCATGGAGAGCATCTGGGCTGACGAGGAGCGGGGCCTCAAGCCGGATGAACGCGAAGGGCTGGTCAAGGCTTGGCGCCTTCGACGCGCGTTTGGAAAGCCTTTGAACGTCGCGCGCCTCCTCAAGGCAGCCTTCACGTTCCAGGGGGCGGCGCGTTATGCGGCCTGGAAGATTCAACGCCATACGGGCGTGGCGATTGAGGTCACGTCTTGGCGCGAGCGCCACCCGATCCTCGCCGCGCCGGGCGTGCTGCTCAAGGTGTGGCGAGAGCGCCGGCGAACCACCTGAGCCGATCCAAAGCAAAACGCCCGAACCGTGAGGTCCGGGCGTTCTGTCTAGCGATAGGACTGCTCTCAGGCGCGGGCGCGCTTGAGGGGTTCGATCACGCCCAGAGCCGCGCCGATCTCGCCATAGGTCTTGAGGACGGCGTCGATCTGTTCATCGGTGTGCGCGGCGCTGACGCTGGCGCGCAGCAGCGGACGGCTGTCGGGCGTGGCGGGCGGCAGGGCCAGGTTCAGATACACGCCGGCCTGCAGCAGCCCGTTCCACATGGCGATGGCGCGTTCCTGGTCGGGCATCGTCGCCGCGACGATCGGACTGGCGCTGGGGCCCGTCAGGAAGCCCATGGCGGTCAGGCCGTCGTACAGGCGCTTGGCGTTGCGGTTCAGGCGATCGCGCAACTCGGGCTGCTCGACCATGCGGCGCAGGGCCGTTACGGTCGACGCGACCACGGCGGGCGGCAGCGAGG
The DNA window shown above is from Caulobacter sp. FWC26 and carries:
- a CDS encoding CDP-alcohol phosphatidyltransferase family protein yields the protein MSGEIQNGPRALTVGRSDARIWGMSSAERLSRIYRRLDLVETPAVDLSHAVVAVDAGWVFDESLIKALAGREGAVLVDDGGRAVAVHAPADLAYAASEALANGRDPSGLDPRFTRLTALELGSAYNSALRKREPPVLERLTPETVRAVEKRLFQGSYKGVTDFVTKYVWPTPARIVTRWCALAKMTPNQVTFIGFLLVLAATWLFWQGQFGWGLVCAWIMTFLDTVDGKLARVTLTSSKWGNVFDHGIDLLHPPFWWWAWFVGVYAVGQEIPYAALSLAIVVGGYVAQRVEEGIFLALFKLEMHAWRPFDSFFRLITARRNPNLILLTGCAMVGRPDVGFTLVAIWTALCFLVHAVQIVQGLAAPRGSIQSWLSK
- a CDS encoding diacylglycerol kinase family protein; the encoded protein is MLPRARRPDRPGPGGPEGVDPVLALEMTRIGVVRNPQSHGNRIRPPEPAPEGVRLVEPIGRQALRDALDDFARYGLDLLIIDGGDGTIRDVISLLPHTFGEAPPLLAVLPSGKTNVLAIDLGVPEVWRLEDALLAARRESPTIKSRPPLRVSWADDRPCLQGFFFGVGAPVKATNLAQRVHKVGFFHNIAVAMTLATAALGALFGGARDEWREGVPARLVLDGEVQAEGNRFAVIATALKRLPFGLKPFGVPREGLKLLDVNAPPRRLHKALPLVLSGRVIPVLESLGYRRRDPNDVRLSGGAPFVLDGEVFEGGDLTIRLGPALRFLVG